Proteins co-encoded in one Pseudomonadota bacterium genomic window:
- a CDS encoding nucleotidyl transferase AbiEii/AbiGii toxin family protein: protein MAKITTIMETIKPVLASIISESPSRNNLFKRNLLKEYLQIVVLNFIYSHKDYSQLLFYGGSALAHCFDLQRLSEDLDFIDETKKINVSKLAKDLEDYFRKRTDLEVKTTVQKFRIYLKFPILSDLGLSTREETDTLFIKVEVYSEFHFCTKYSTDIRPVFKYNRSVLIKTLDASTLMATKIRAILFRKWEKTDKQGKTTVKVKGRDYFDLLWYLQKGIQPNLSCIEGFENMKDLKERLLDIVSNIDNRSIKLDLEALIANPGFVNNMSKNMKAILEREISEKL from the coding sequence TTGGCTAAAATAACAACCATTATGGAAACTATCAAACCGGTCCTCGCCAGCATCATCAGCGAATCTCCGTCTCGAAACAACCTTTTTAAACGAAACCTTCTTAAAGAGTACCTTCAGATTGTGGTTCTCAATTTTATTTACTCCCACAAGGATTATAGCCAACTTCTTTTCTACGGGGGTTCGGCTCTCGCGCACTGTTTTGACTTGCAGAGGCTTTCTGAAGACTTGGATTTCATTGATGAAACAAAAAAGATCAATGTTTCAAAACTGGCCAAGGATTTGGAAGATTATTTTAGAAAGCGCACTGATCTTGAAGTGAAAACAACTGTCCAGAAATTCCGCATCTATCTGAAGTTTCCAATTCTTAGCGATCTCGGCCTTTCAACCAGGGAAGAAACAGACACGCTGTTTATCAAGGTTGAAGTTTATTCCGAGTTTCATTTCTGTACAAAATACTCTACGGACATCCGCCCGGTTTTCAAGTATAACCGCTCCGTTCTCATTAAGACCCTTGATGCATCTACTCTCATGGCGACAAAGATCAGGGCGATCCTTTTCCGCAAATGGGAAAAAACAGACAAGCAGGGGAAAACCACGGTGAAGGTAAAAGGCCGGGATTACTTTGACCTCCTCTGGTATCTCCAGAAGGGTATTCAGCCTAACCTTTCCTGCATAGAAGGTTTTGAAAACATGAAAGACCTCAAAGAGAGGCTTCTTGACATAGTCTCCAACATAGATAACCGGAGTATCAAGCTTGACCTTGAAGCCCTTATTGCCAATCCCGGTTTCGTCAATAATATGAGTAAGAATATGAAAGCGATTCTGGAGCGGGAGATTTCGGAAAAACTGTAA